The proteins below come from a single Streptomyces sp. M92 genomic window:
- a CDS encoding MOSC domain-containing protein, whose product MKLLSVNLGRAKAVPYTDQPQGVTGIDKRPADGAVRVTAPGPKGSGASGLAGDTVCDTRYHGGPDQAVYAMAREDLDDWERELDRPLPNGSFGENLTTTGVDVCGALIGERWRVGSDLVLEVTSGRIPCRTFQGHLGEERWVRRFTEKEAPGAYLRVIEPGEIREGDPVGIVHRPGHEVTVALQFRAVTTERELLPRLLAAGDALHPEALATARKYVAGWSS is encoded by the coding sequence ATGAAGCTTCTCTCTGTCAATCTGGGCCGCGCGAAGGCGGTGCCGTACACGGACCAGCCGCAGGGCGTCACCGGTATCGACAAGCGGCCGGCCGACGGGGCCGTGCGGGTGACCGCTCCCGGGCCGAAGGGCAGCGGGGCGAGCGGGCTGGCCGGGGACACGGTCTGCGACACCCGGTACCACGGCGGTCCCGACCAGGCGGTCTACGCGATGGCACGCGAGGACCTGGACGACTGGGAGCGCGAGCTGGACCGCCCGCTGCCGAACGGCTCCTTCGGCGAGAACCTCACCACGACGGGCGTGGACGTCTGCGGCGCCTTGATCGGCGAACGCTGGCGCGTGGGCAGCGACCTGGTCCTGGAGGTCACCTCAGGCCGCATCCCCTGCCGCACCTTCCAGGGCCACCTGGGAGAGGAGCGGTGGGTGAGGCGCTTCACGGAGAAGGAGGCGCCGGGCGCGTACCTGCGGGTGATCGAGCCCGGGGAGATACGGGAGGGCGACCCGGTCGGGATCGTCCACCGGCCCGGCCACGAGGTGACCGTCGCCCTGCAGTTCCGGGCGGTGACGACCGAGCGGGAGCTGCTGCCCCGACTGCTCGCGGCGGGCGACGCGCTGCACCCGGAGGCGCTGGCGACGGCGCGGAAGTACGTGGCGGGGTGGTCCTCCTGA
- a CDS encoding glycerol-3-phosphate dehydrogenase/oxidase has protein sequence MRTATLGPAQRAESLAAMAERELDVLVVGAGVVGAGTALDAVTRGLSTGLVEARDWASGTSSRSSKLIHGGLRYLEMLDFALVREALKERGLLLERLAPHLVKPVPFLYPLRHKGWERLYAGSGVALYDAMSMARGHGRGLPTHRHLSRRHALRVAPALKKDALVGALQYYDAQMDDARFVTTLVRTAAAYGAQVANRARVTSFLREGERVVGARVQDVEAGGEYEIRAKQVVNATGVWTDDTQSMVGERGQFHVRASKGIHLVVPKDRIHSTTGLILRTEKSVLFVIPWGRHWIIGTTDTDWDLDKAHPAASSADIDYLLEHVNSVLHVPLTRDDVEGVYAGLRPLLAGESDATSKLSREHTVAHPVPGLVVVAGGKYTTYRVMAEDAVDETVHGLDMRVADCVTEDTPLLGAEGYRAMWNARARIAARIGLHVVRVEHLLNRYGALTEEVLGLIADDPSLGEPLHAADDYLRAEVVYAASHEGARHLDDVLTRRTRISIETFDRGTRSAREAAELMAPVLGWDKDQVEREVQHYEKRVEAERESQRQPDDLTADAARLGAPDIVPR, from the coding sequence GTGAGGACAGCGACCCTGGGGCCGGCGCAGCGCGCCGAGTCGCTCGCGGCCATGGCCGAGCGCGAGCTGGACGTTCTGGTGGTGGGCGCGGGCGTGGTGGGCGCGGGCACCGCCCTCGACGCGGTGACCCGCGGCCTGTCCACCGGCCTGGTCGAGGCACGGGACTGGGCCTCGGGCACCTCCAGCCGGTCCAGCAAGCTGATCCACGGCGGCCTGCGCTACCTGGAGATGCTCGACTTCGCCCTCGTACGGGAGGCGCTGAAGGAGCGCGGGCTGCTGCTGGAGCGGCTCGCACCGCACCTCGTGAAGCCCGTGCCGTTCCTGTACCCGTTGCGGCACAAGGGCTGGGAGCGGCTCTACGCCGGCTCGGGCGTCGCCCTCTACGACGCGATGTCGATGGCCCGCGGACACGGCCGGGGCCTGCCGACGCACCGCCACCTGAGCCGCCGTCACGCCCTGCGGGTGGCCCCCGCCTTGAAGAAGGACGCGCTGGTCGGCGCGCTCCAGTACTACGACGCCCAGATGGACGACGCCCGGTTCGTGACGACCCTGGTGCGCACGGCGGCGGCGTACGGCGCCCAGGTCGCCAACCGCGCGCGCGTCACCTCCTTCCTCCGCGAGGGCGAGCGCGTGGTCGGGGCGCGGGTGCAGGACGTCGAGGCGGGCGGCGAGTACGAGATCCGCGCCAAGCAGGTCGTGAACGCGACCGGCGTATGGACCGACGACACCCAGTCGATGGTGGGCGAGCGCGGCCAGTTCCACGTCCGGGCCTCCAAGGGCATCCACCTGGTCGTCCCCAAGGACCGCATCCACTCCACCACCGGGCTCATCCTGCGCACCGAGAAGTCCGTGCTGTTCGTCATCCCCTGGGGCCGGCACTGGATCATCGGCACCACCGACACCGACTGGGACCTCGACAAGGCCCACCCGGCCGCCTCAAGCGCGGACATCGACTACCTCCTGGAGCACGTCAACTCGGTGCTCCACGTGCCGCTCACCCGCGACGACGTCGAGGGCGTCTACGCCGGGCTCCGCCCGCTGCTGGCCGGCGAGTCCGACGCCACCAGCAAGCTCTCGCGCGAGCACACCGTCGCGCACCCGGTGCCCGGCCTGGTCGTCGTGGCCGGCGGCAAGTACACGACGTACCGGGTGATGGCCGAGGACGCCGTCGACGAGACGGTGCACGGGCTCGACATGCGGGTCGCCGACTGCGTCACCGAGGACACGCCGCTGCTCGGCGCCGAGGGCTACCGGGCCATGTGGAACGCGCGGGCCCGGATCGCCGCACGCATCGGCCTGCACGTCGTGCGCGTCGAGCACCTGCTGAACCGGTACGGCGCGCTGACGGAGGAGGTGCTGGGGCTCATCGCCGACGACCCCTCCCTCGGCGAACCCCTGCACGCCGCCGACGACTACCTGCGGGCCGAGGTCGTCTACGCCGCCTCGCACGAGGGCGCGCGCCACCTGGACGACGTACTGACCCGGCGCACCCGCATCTCCATCGAGACCTTCGATCGGGGCACCCGCAGCGCCCGCGAGGCCGCCGAGCTGATGGCGCCGGTGCTCGGCTGGGACAAGGACCAGGTCGAACGGGAGGTCCAGCACTACGAGAAGCGGGTCGAGGCCGAGCGGGAGTCGCAGCGCCAGCCCGACGACCTGACGGCCGACGCGGCCCGGCTGGGGGCGCCGGACATCGTGCCACGGTAG
- a CDS encoding LysR family transcriptional regulator, producing MIEARHLRVLRAVSSTGSFSAAGRELGCTQPAVSQQMKALEASVGTPLLVRTGREMRLTQAGEALVRHAAGIIAGLTAAEEEVAAIAGLRAGRVRLVSFPSGSSTLVPTALAALRAAHPGTRVSLEEAEPPRSVELLREGDCDVALAFRYEGAAGAEEWDDLVVRPLLTDRLVALVPEGHRLARTEAAGSVAIGELAGEPWIAGCPRCRGQLVEVCEGAGFTPRIDFATDDYPAVVGLVGAGLGVAVLPQLAVESVRPRGARTVTLEPAVRREIVALTLPDLAQVPAVTATLDELARAGARQSAAR from the coding sequence GTGATCGAGGCTCGTCATCTCCGTGTACTGCGCGCCGTGTCATCGACCGGTTCCTTCTCCGCCGCCGGGCGCGAGCTGGGCTGCACCCAGCCCGCCGTCAGCCAGCAGATGAAGGCGCTGGAGGCCTCCGTCGGCACCCCGCTGCTGGTGCGCACCGGCCGCGAGATGCGGCTGACCCAGGCCGGAGAGGCGCTGGTGCGGCACGCCGCCGGGATCATCGCCGGGCTGACCGCCGCCGAGGAGGAGGTCGCCGCCATCGCCGGGCTGCGCGCCGGACGGGTCCGCCTGGTCTCCTTCCCCAGCGGCAGCTCCACCCTCGTACCGACGGCGCTGGCCGCACTGCGCGCCGCGCACCCCGGCACCCGGGTCTCCCTGGAGGAGGCCGAGCCGCCGAGGTCCGTCGAGCTGCTGCGCGAGGGCGACTGCGACGTGGCGCTGGCCTTCCGCTACGAGGGGGCGGCGGGCGCCGAGGAGTGGGACGACCTGGTCGTACGGCCGCTGCTGACCGACCGGCTGGTGGCGCTGGTGCCGGAGGGCCACCGGCTCGCGCGCACGGAGGCCGCCGGTTCGGTGGCCATCGGAGAGCTGGCGGGGGAGCCCTGGATCGCGGGCTGCCCGCGCTGCCGGGGCCAGCTGGTCGAGGTCTGCGAGGGGGCCGGTTTCACGCCCCGCATCGACTTCGCCACCGACGACTACCCGGCGGTCGTCGGCCTGGTCGGCGCCGGCCTGGGCGTGGCCGTGCTGCCCCAGCTCGCCGTCGAGTCCGTACGGCCACGGGGCGCGCGCACGGTGACGCTGGAGCCGGCGGTGCGGCGGGAGATCGTCGCGCTCACCCTGCCCGACCTGGCGCAGGTGCCCGCGGTGACGGCGACGCTCGACGAGCTGGCGCGGGCGGGGGCGCGCCAGTCGGCGGCGCGCTGA
- a CDS encoding WhiB family transcriptional regulator codes for MADFSRLPGPNADLWDWQLLAACRGVDSSLFFHPEGERGAARSARENSAKEVCMRCPVRAECAAHALAVREPYGVWGGLTEDEREELMGRARHRLVAATASASAGGEAAAHH; via the coding sequence ATGGCAGATTTCTCCCGCCTTCCAGGACCGAACGCGGACCTGTGGGACTGGCAGCTCCTGGCTGCGTGCCGCGGGGTGGACAGCTCGCTCTTCTTCCACCCGGAGGGCGAACGGGGAGCGGCGCGGAGTGCTCGCGAGAACTCGGCCAAGGAGGTCTGCATGAGGTGCCCGGTCCGCGCCGAGTGTGCGGCGCACGCGCTGGCGGTGCGCGAGCCGTACGGCGTGTGGGGCGGACTGACGGAGGACGAGCGCGAGGAGCTCATGGGCCGGGCCCGCCACCGCCTGGTGGCGGCGACGGCATCGGCGTCGGCCGGCGGGGAGGCGGCCGCGCATCACTGA
- a CDS encoding response regulator transcription factor, producing MTSVLVCDDSPLAREALRRAVATVPGVERVTTAANGEEVLRRWGADRSDLILMDVRMPGLGGVETVRRLLSADPGARIIMLTVAEDLDGVALAVAAGARGYLHKDASRAELRATVTQALADPTWRLAPRRLRSAEMGAAPTLTAREIQVLEGMSHGRSNAEIGRELFLSEDTVKTHARRLFKKLGASDRAHAVALGFRWGLVR from the coding sequence ATGACTTCCGTTCTCGTCTGCGACGACTCCCCGCTTGCCCGAGAGGCGCTCCGCCGCGCGGTCGCGACCGTGCCCGGTGTCGAGCGCGTGACGACGGCCGCCAACGGCGAGGAAGTCCTCCGCCGCTGGGGTGCCGACCGCTCGGACCTCATCCTGATGGACGTGCGCATGCCCGGTCTGGGCGGCGTCGAGACCGTCCGGCGGCTGCTGTCCGCCGACCCCGGCGCGCGGATCATCATGCTCACCGTCGCCGAGGACCTGGACGGCGTGGCCCTCGCGGTCGCCGCCGGTGCCCGCGGCTACCTGCACAAGGACGCCTCGCGCGCCGAGCTGCGCGCCACGGTCACCCAGGCCCTCGCCGACCCGACCTGGCGGCTCGCCCCGCGCCGGCTGCGCTCGGCCGAGATGGGCGCCGCGCCCACCCTCACCGCGCGTGAGATCCAGGTGCTGGAGGGCATGAGCCACGGCCGCTCCAACGCGGAGATCGGCCGCGAGCTGTTCCTCTCCGAGGACACCGTCAAGACCCACGCCCGGCGGCTCTTCAAGAAGCTCGGCGCCTCGGACCGGGCACACGCGGTGGCGCTCGGCTTCCGATGGGGCCTGGTCCGCTGA
- a CDS encoding nucleotide sugar dehydrogenase, translating into MPADLAVIGLGPYGLPLAQAAVTAGIPTLGYRTGPEADPLTPAEVRRMLATGFRTPATPAELGRVRTAVICAPTPPAPDGGLDLTQVEAAARTLAAHMRPHTTVILESPVRPGTTEEFLRPVLEQGSGLRAGRDFHLAYSPSRVDPGNREHTPANTPKVIGGLTPACTESAATFYGRLTDKVVRARGPREAETVQLLETNFRHVNIALVNEMAVLCDDLGVDLWDVLRCAETKPYGFQAFRPGPGVGGHSVPQDLTGRAPHSLRMVELAQQVNGQMPRYVVQRAAALLNEHGKSARGARVLLLGVTYKADLADQQATPAEEIATRLMSMGAAVSYHDPHIPSWNVADRPVPRADSLYEAAADADLTILLQQHRTYDLQGLSVKAQLLLDTRGATPTGAAHRL; encoded by the coding sequence ATGCCCGCAGACCTCGCCGTCATCGGACTCGGCCCGTACGGCCTGCCCCTGGCCCAGGCCGCCGTCACCGCAGGCATCCCCACCCTCGGCTACCGCACCGGCCCCGAGGCCGACCCGCTCACCCCCGCCGAGGTCCGCCGGATGCTCGCGACGGGCTTCCGCACCCCCGCCACACCGGCCGAGCTGGGCCGGGTCCGCACCGCCGTCATCTGCGCGCCCACCCCGCCCGCCCCGGACGGCGGCCTGGACCTCACCCAGGTGGAGGCCGCCGCCCGCACCCTCGCCGCCCACATGCGCCCGCACACCACGGTCATCCTGGAGTCGCCGGTGCGGCCGGGGACGACGGAGGAGTTCCTGCGCCCGGTCCTGGAGCAGGGCTCCGGACTGCGCGCCGGCCGCGACTTCCACCTCGCCTACTCCCCCAGCCGCGTCGACCCCGGCAACCGCGAGCACACCCCGGCCAACACCCCGAAGGTCATCGGCGGCCTCACCCCCGCCTGCACCGAGTCCGCCGCCACCTTCTACGGCCGCCTCACCGACAAGGTGGTCCGCGCCCGCGGCCCGCGCGAGGCGGAGACGGTCCAGCTCCTGGAGACCAACTTCCGGCACGTCAACATCGCCCTCGTCAACGAGATGGCCGTCCTCTGCGACGACCTCGGCGTCGACCTGTGGGACGTGCTGCGCTGCGCGGAGACCAAGCCGTACGGCTTCCAGGCGTTCCGCCCCGGCCCCGGCGTCGGCGGCCACTCCGTCCCCCAGGACCTGACCGGCCGGGCCCCGCACAGCCTGCGCATGGTGGAACTGGCCCAGCAGGTCAACGGCCAGATGCCCCGCTACGTCGTCCAGCGCGCCGCAGCCCTCCTCAACGAGCACGGCAAGTCCGCGCGCGGCGCCCGCGTCCTCCTGCTCGGCGTCACCTACAAGGCCGACCTCGCCGACCAGCAGGCCACGCCGGCCGAGGAGATCGCGACCCGCCTGATGTCGATGGGCGCCGCCGTCAGCTACCACGACCCGCACATCCCGTCCTGGAACGTCGCCGACCGCCCCGTCCCCCGCGCCGACTCCCTCTACGAGGCCGCCGCCGACGCCGACCTCACGATCCTCCTCCAGCAGCACCGCACGTACGACCTCCAGGGCCTGTCGGTGAAGGCCCAGCTGCTGCTGGACACGCGGGGGGCGACGCCCACGGGGGCGGCGCACCGGCTCTGA
- a CDS encoding SDR family NAD(P)-dependent oxidoreductase: protein MTTALITGSTAGIGAAFARRLAADGHDLVLVARDTERLREQATELHDRHGIEAEVLTADLATDAGIDAVAARLGERRNPVDLLVNNAGFGNKGRFLDVSMGDELTMLKVHCEAVLRLTSAATEGMRERGRGGVVNVASVAAFVPRGTYGASKAWVVQFTQGVAKDLAGSGVRLMALCPGFVRTEFHARAGMGTDNIPGWMWLDADKVVAAALDDLARGKSLSIPDPRYKALMGAAKLVPRGVLGGITSRTGRKYGPQ from the coding sequence ATGACAACGGCATTGATTACGGGATCGACGGCGGGCATCGGCGCCGCGTTCGCGCGGCGGCTGGCGGCCGACGGGCACGACCTGGTGCTGGTGGCCCGCGACACCGAGCGGCTGCGCGAGCAGGCCACCGAGCTGCACGACCGGCACGGCATCGAGGCGGAGGTGCTGACGGCCGACCTGGCGACGGACGCCGGCATCGACGCGGTGGCCGCCCGGCTGGGCGAGCGCAGGAACCCCGTCGACCTGCTGGTCAACAACGCCGGCTTCGGCAACAAGGGCCGTTTCCTCGACGTCTCCATGGGCGACGAGCTGACCATGCTCAAGGTGCACTGCGAGGCGGTGCTGCGGCTCACCTCGGCGGCGACGGAGGGGATGCGGGAGCGGGGCCGCGGCGGCGTCGTCAACGTCGCCTCGGTCGCCGCCTTCGTCCCGCGCGGCACCTACGGCGCCTCCAAGGCGTGGGTCGTGCAGTTCACGCAGGGCGTGGCGAAGGACCTGGCCGGCAGCGGGGTGCGCCTGATGGCCCTGTGCCCCGGCTTCGTGCGCACGGAGTTCCACGCGCGGGCGGGCATGGGCACGGACAACATCCCGGGCTGGATGTGGCTCGACGCGGACAAGGTGGTCGCGGCGGCGCTGGACGATCTGGCGCGCGGCAAGTCCCTGTCGATCCCCGACCCCCGCTACAAGGCCCTGATGGGCGCGGCGAAGCTGGTGCCGCGGGGGGTGCTGGGCGGGATCACCTCGCGGACGGGGCGGAAGTACGGGCCGCAGTGA
- a CDS encoding sigma-70 family RNA polymerase sigma factor codes for MRDDEAAPDQGTVGGLVHRAVDGDEQATHDLLAHVHPLALRYCRTRLSRLPGDARHFVEDLAQEVCVAVLLALPRYKDTGRPFEAFVFAIAAHKVADLQRAAMRHPGSTAVPSDEMPERPDDSLGPEERALLNSDAAWAKKLLANLPENQRELLLLRIAVGLTAEETGQMLGMSPGAVRVAQHRALSRLRALAEQ; via the coding sequence ATGCGTGACGACGAGGCGGCCCCTGATCAAGGGACGGTCGGCGGGCTCGTGCACCGCGCCGTCGACGGGGACGAGCAGGCCACGCACGACCTGCTCGCCCATGTCCACCCCTTGGCGCTGCGCTACTGCCGCACGCGACTGTCCCGCCTGCCCGGCGACGCCCGGCACTTCGTCGAGGACCTCGCCCAGGAGGTCTGTGTGGCGGTGCTGCTCGCGCTGCCCCGCTACAAGGACACCGGCCGCCCCTTCGAGGCGTTCGTCTTCGCCATCGCCGCCCACAAGGTCGCCGACCTCCAGCGCGCCGCGATGCGGCACCCGGGCTCGACGGCCGTCCCGTCCGACGAGATGCCCGAACGCCCCGACGACTCCCTCGGCCCCGAGGAGCGCGCGCTGCTCAACAGCGACGCCGCCTGGGCCAAGAAACTGCTGGCCAACCTGCCGGAGAATCAACGAGAGCTGCTCCTGCTCCGCATCGCGGTGGGCCTCACGGCCGAGGAGACGGGCCAGATGTTGGGAATGTCACCCGGCGCCGTCCGGGTCGCCCAGCACCGTGCGCTGAGCCGGCTGCGGGCCTTGGCGGAGCAGTAG
- a CDS encoding GuaB3 family IMP dehydrogenase-related protein: MTEIEIGRGKRGRRAYAFDDIAVVPSRRTRDPKEVSIAWQIDAYRFELPFLAAPMDSVVSPATAIRIGELGGLGVLNLEGLWTRHEDPQPLLDEIAGLDPETATRRLQEIYAAPIKEELIGQRIKEVRDSGVVTAAALSPQRTAQFSKAVVDAGVDIFVIRGTTVSAEHVSGSHEPLNLKQFIYELDVPVIVGGCATYTAALHLMRTGAAGVLVGFGGGAAHTTRNVLGIQVPMATAVADVAAARRDYMDESGGRYVHVIADGGVGWSGDLPKAIACGADSVMMGSPLARATDAPGKGNHWGMEAVNEELPRGKKVDLGTVGTIEEILTGPSHSPDGSMNFFGALRRAMATTGYSELKEFQRVEVTVADSQHRR, from the coding sequence GTGACTGAGATCGAGATCGGGCGCGGCAAGCGCGGCCGCCGGGCGTACGCCTTCGACGACATCGCCGTCGTCCCCAGCCGCCGTACCCGGGACCCGAAGGAGGTCTCGATCGCCTGGCAGATCGACGCCTACCGCTTCGAGCTGCCGTTCCTGGCCGCTCCCATGGACTCGGTCGTCTCCCCGGCCACCGCCATCCGCATCGGCGAGCTCGGCGGCCTCGGCGTCCTGAACCTGGAAGGGCTCTGGACCCGGCACGAGGACCCGCAGCCGCTGCTCGACGAGATCGCCGGCCTCGACCCGGAGACCGCGACCCGCCGCCTCCAGGAGATCTACGCCGCTCCGATCAAGGAGGAGCTGATCGGGCAGCGCATCAAGGAGGTGCGCGACTCCGGCGTCGTCACCGCCGCCGCGCTCTCCCCGCAGCGCACCGCCCAGTTCTCCAAGGCCGTCGTGGACGCGGGCGTCGACATCTTCGTCATCCGCGGCACCACGGTCTCGGCGGAGCACGTCTCCGGTTCGCACGAGCCGCTGAACCTGAAGCAGTTCATCTACGAGCTGGACGTCCCGGTGATCGTCGGCGGCTGCGCCACCTACACCGCCGCACTGCACCTGATGCGCACCGGCGCCGCGGGCGTCCTCGTCGGCTTCGGCGGCGGCGCCGCCCACACCACGCGCAACGTGCTCGGCATCCAGGTCCCCATGGCGACCGCGGTCGCCGACGTGGCCGCCGCCCGCCGCGACTACATGGACGAGTCCGGCGGCCGGTACGTGCACGTCATCGCCGACGGCGGCGTCGGCTGGTCCGGCGACCTGCCCAAGGCCATCGCCTGCGGCGCCGACTCCGTGATGATGGGCTCCCCGCTGGCCCGCGCCACCGACGCGCCGGGCAAGGGCAACCACTGGGGCATGGAGGCCGTCAACGAGGAGCTGCCCCGCGGCAAGAAGGTCGACCTCGGCACGGTCGGCACCATCGAGGAGATCCTCACCGGCCCGTCCCACTCCCCCGACGGCTCGATGAACTTCTTCGGCGCCCTGCGCCGCGCGATGGCCACCACCGGCTACAGCGAGCTGAAGGAGTTCCAGCGCGTCGAGGTGACCGTGGCGGACTCGCAGCACCGGCGGTAG
- the guaB gene encoding IMP dehydrogenase — MTANVDGVPDKFATLGLTYDDVLLLPGASEVLPNAVDTSSRISRNVRVNIPLLSAAMDKVTESRMAIAMARQGGVGVLHRNLSVEDQVNQVDLVKRSESGMVTDPITVHPEATLAEADALCAKFRISGVPVTDPAGKLLGIVTNRDMAFESDRTRQVREVMTPMPLVTGKVGISGVDAMELLRRHKIEKLPLVDDAGVLKGLITVKDFVKAEQYPHAAKDAEGRLLVGAAVGASPEALERAQALAAAGVDFLVVDTSHGHNSNALSWMAKIKSSVGVDVIGGNVATRDGAQALIDAGVDGIKVGVGPGSICTTRVVAGIGVPQVTAIYEASLAARAAGVPLIGDGGLQYSGDIGKALAAGADTVMLGSLLAGCEESPGELQFINGKQFKSYRGMGSLGAMQSRGQGRSFSKDRYFQAEVASDDKLVPEGIEGQVPYRGPLANVLHQLVGGLRQTMGYVGAATIAEMESKGRFVRITSAGLKESHPHDIQMTVEAPNYSRSK, encoded by the coding sequence ATGACTGCCAACGTCGACGGAGTGCCCGACAAATTCGCGACACTCGGGCTGACCTACGACGACGTGCTGCTGCTGCCGGGTGCATCCGAGGTGCTCCCCAACGCGGTCGACACCTCGTCCCGCATCTCCCGCAACGTCCGGGTGAACATCCCGCTGCTCTCGGCGGCGATGGACAAGGTGACCGAGTCCCGCATGGCCATCGCCATGGCCCGCCAGGGCGGCGTCGGCGTGCTCCACCGCAACCTGTCGGTCGAGGACCAGGTCAACCAGGTCGACCTGGTCAAGCGCTCCGAGTCCGGCATGGTGACCGACCCGATCACGGTCCATCCCGAGGCCACGCTGGCCGAGGCCGACGCACTGTGCGCCAAGTTCCGCATCAGCGGCGTCCCGGTCACCGACCCGGCGGGCAAGCTGCTCGGCATCGTCACCAACCGCGACATGGCCTTCGAGTCCGACCGCACGCGCCAGGTGCGCGAGGTCATGACGCCGATGCCGCTGGTCACCGGCAAGGTCGGCATCTCCGGCGTGGACGCCATGGAGCTGCTGCGCCGCCACAAGATCGAGAAGCTTCCGCTGGTCGACGACGCCGGTGTCCTCAAGGGCCTGATCACGGTCAAGGACTTCGTCAAGGCCGAGCAGTACCCCCACGCCGCCAAGGACGCGGAGGGCCGGCTGCTGGTCGGCGCCGCCGTCGGCGCCAGCCCCGAGGCCCTGGAGCGCGCCCAGGCGCTGGCCGCGGCCGGCGTGGACTTCCTGGTCGTCGACACCTCGCACGGCCACAACAGCAACGCGCTGAGCTGGATGGCGAAGATCAAGTCCAGCGTCGGCGTGGACGTGATCGGCGGCAACGTCGCCACCCGCGACGGCGCCCAGGCCCTGATCGACGCCGGCGTCGACGGCATCAAGGTCGGCGTCGGCCCCGGCTCCATCTGCACCACCCGCGTCGTCGCCGGCATCGGCGTCCCGCAGGTCACCGCCATCTACGAGGCGTCCCTGGCGGCCCGCGCCGCGGGCGTCCCGCTGATCGGCGACGGCGGCCTGCAGTACTCCGGCGACATCGGCAAGGCGCTTGCCGCCGGCGCCGACACGGTGATGCTGGGCAGCCTCCTCGCGGGCTGCGAGGAGTCGCCGGGCGAGCTGCAGTTCATCAACGGCAAGCAGTTCAAGTCCTACCGCGGCATGGGCTCGCTGGGCGCCATGCAGTCCCGCGGCCAGGGCAGGTCCTTCTCGAAGGACCGCTACTTCCAGGCCGAGGTGGCCTCCGACGACAAGCTCGTGCCCGAGGGCATCGAGGGTCAGGTGCCCTACCGCGGCCCGCTGGCCAACGTGCTGCACCAGCTCGTCGGCGGTCTGCGCCAGACCATGGGGTACGTCGGCGCCGCCACCATCGCGGAGATGGAGTCGAAGGGCCGCTTCGTGCGGATCACCTCCGCGGGCCTCAAGGAGAGCCACCCGCACGACATCCAGATGACCGTCGAGGCACCGAACTACAGCCGCAGCAAGTAA